One part of the Coffea eugenioides isolate CCC68of chromosome 10, Ceug_1.0, whole genome shotgun sequence genome encodes these proteins:
- the LOC113748710 gene encoding F-box/kelch-repeat protein At1g57790-like: MPGLEDAIIRSSNFGWLLMSRFDLSLFFFNPFTKQKIELPPSGTAFRAMCFTTPPTSPDCIVFGLSTFSDDYVDIGTIERGKTDWHLEEYKNETRFRPSTHTPVFHKGSFYCIDLAGKVGIFYPNNSENKWTVLTRLTKRRCERVIRQNFLVAVDGELLAVLNHDNRKVMVERLDRTNGQWKPVQDLGKILYVSHGACFAEDAKIKNVVVYFPKFRDNIGAFYSTNTGKYHSVVGDFSTKTSYDLDEITEFGTWIMPNLDIVLEEQLTW; encoded by the coding sequence ATGCCTGGTCTAGAGGATGCAATAATCCGATCTTCCAATTTTGGTTGGCTACTAATGTCGCGGTTTGATCTTAGTTTGTTCTTCTTTAACCCGTTCACAAAGCAGAAGATTGAGCTTCCCCCAAGCGGTACTGCTTTCAGGGCAATGTGTTTTACTACTCCTCCAACCTCCCCAGATTGCATTGTTTTTGGACTGTCAACATTTTCTGATGATTACGTCGACATTGGTACAATCGAACGTGGAAAGACTGATTGGCATTTAGAGGAATACAAGAATGAGACTCGATTCCGTCCTTCAACTCATACTCCTGTTTTCCATAAGGGCTCTTTCTACTGCATTGATTTGGCAGGAAAAGTGGGAATTTTTTATCCCAATAACAGTGAAAACAAATGGACCGTTCTAACCCGGTTGACTAAACGTCGTTGTGAAAGGGTAATTCGCCAGAATTTCTTGGTAGCAGTCGATGGGGAGCTCTTGGCGGTGCTGAATCATGATAATAGAAAGGTCATGGTTGAAAGGCTAGATCGAACAAACGGGCAATGGAAACCAGTTCAAGATTTGGGGAAAATATTGTACGTTAGCCATGGTGCATGTTTTGCAGAAGATGCTAAGATAAAAAATGTGGTGGTGTATTTTCCAAAGTTTCGCGATAACATTGGGGCGTTTTATTCTACGAATACTGGCAAGTACCACTCAGTTGTTGGTGACTTTTCTACCAAAACATCATATGATTTGGATGAGATAACAGAGTTTGGGACTTGGATCATGCCTAACTTGGACATAGTGTTGGAGGAACAACTTACTTGGTGA
- the LOC113750789 gene encoding protein FAR1-RELATED SEQUENCE 5-like → MNCSKLTEDRIPELGTEFNSEEDAYKFYNKYAFKMDFSRRKDYLNKDKDGVTTYRRYSCCKEGVKRKYEGDVSELESTSVSFDEHMFMGYRSSTDSVSERNNTYGLRLTTHINSTQLQVDE, encoded by the exons ATGAATTGCAGCAAATTGACAGAAGATAGGATCCCTGAGTTAGGAACGGAGTTTAACAGTGAAGAGGATGCGTACAAGTTTTACAACAAATATGCCTTTAAAATGGATTTTAGTAGACGCAAAGACTATCTGAATAAAGATAAAGACGGCGTGACCACGTATAGAAGATATAGTTGCTGCAAGGAAGGTGTGAAGCGCAAGTACGAAGGTGAT GTTTCAGAATTGGAGTCGACATCGGTTTCATTTGATGAACACATGTTTATGGGATACCGTTCATCAACTGACTCAGTTTCG GAAAGAAATAACACCTATGGATTGCGACTAACTACTCACATCAACTCCACTCAGTTGCAGGTTGATGAATGA